One Paroedura picta isolate Pp20150507F chromosome 16, Ppicta_v3.0, whole genome shotgun sequence genomic region harbors:
- the RNF227 gene encoding RING finger protein 227 translates to MGQAAADEEGGASAAELECGICCLPYDCCGRAPRRLGGARGSWKPSQCRHVVCSACVRRLAREGGWEEVTCPYCRAVTPLRERAHFLVAGVRRSSGYGRRRLVLPPVDTELWQRVLLAERERQAAQRTPDGDAPDDAAQEDAGQWRLWRALKRLLKGGAGRTAHAPRRSRSAPARRGQPISPYHPDIKDLAHRTVSCYVI, encoded by the exons ATGGGCCAGGCGGCGGCGGACGAGGAGGGCGGGGCTTCGGCGGCGGAGCTGGAGTGCGGCATCTGCTGCCTGCCTTACGACTGCTGCGGGCGGGCGCCGCGCCGGCTCGGGGGCGCGCGCGGCTCGTGGAAGCCGTCGCAGTGCCGCCACGTGGTCTGCAGCGCGTGCGTGAGGCGGCTGGCGCGCGAGGGCGGCTGGGAGGAGGTCACGTGCCCCTACTGCCGCGCCGTGACGCCCCTCCGCGAGCGCGCCCACTTCCTGGTGGCCGGCGTCAGGCGCAGCAGCGGGTACGGGCGCCGCCGCCTCGTCCTCCCGCCCGTCGACACCGAGCTCTGGCAGCGCGTCCTCCTGGCCGAGCGGGAGCGCCAGGCCGCGCAGAGGACGCCGGACGGAGACGCCCCGGACGACGCGGCCCAGGAGGACGCCGGGCAATGGCGCCTCTGGAGGGCGCTCAAgaggctcctcaagggaggcgccGGCCGCACCGCGCATGCGCCCAGGAGGAGCCGCTCCGCCCCCGCGCGGCGCGGCCAGCCAATCAGCC CCTATCACCCTGATATAAAGGACTTGGCGCACAGGACCGTCAGCTGCTATGTCATCTGA